The nucleotide sequence ACTTCAAACCCTTCCACCACTCTTCCTTGGATTATATACTCACAAGCTTAATAGTCATTCACTGATTGCAGGTTGGGTGGCAGGAATGTTTAGCGGAATATATTTAACAATGTTAGCAAATCACTTTGGACCAATAAAGACAACATCCTTTATAACACCCATAGGAGTTATGTACATAGGTGCAATCTCTGTTATAATTAACGTTGCAATAGGACTAATCGGTACAGCTATAGCATATGGAGTGGGCTGGAGACCTAGAACGGGGGTTAAGACAGAGGAGTTAGTGTAAAAGACATGTGACCAAAAATATAACCAAGTTTTTTCCCACCCCTTTTCCTCTTTAAGAATATTTTACGCTCTATTTGTTTAACTTCATTTGGTATCACGATGTTGTAACCGAGAACTAGATCTTTTACCAAGGACTAAGCCAAGGGTAACTATTAGGGCTAAGGTACTCAAAGTCACAATCTGAATTGAGAGTGTACCTGATGAAGTTACCACACTATAAATCCCATAGGAAAAAGGTAACAGGGAGAGAAATCCTAGAAATCGGTATAAAATGGATTTATAAAACTTGAATAAGGAGGGAAAAGAGAGGAGGAGACTCAAGTATAATAACATTACTGAGGGGTATATTAAGTACGTATAGAAAAATTCATAATCTAAAGTCCCTAGCGTAGAGAGGACAGTTGCTACAACAGAGAGAATATATATATTGTTCTTCTTTACTCTTAGTTCATGTCTTAAAAGATTATTTAGCATGAGGAATTCAGCTAGGACTAGACCGAAGTTACCTAAGCTTATACCATACACGGAGATAGAATTAGGCATCATAAAGGATCCATAAAGTAAAAATATTGACGAGATACCATAGCCTAAAAGAATATAATGGGAAAAACGCTTATCGCCCTTTATAAATGTGGAAAGAGTTACGCATACTACGACTAATGACGACGAGAGTATGTTAAGGAATAGGTACGATATGGAAGCAGGTAGGACACTAACGTTAAACTTCCACCCCACAGGTAAGACAAATACAATTTGTGCCAACATTATAACTGGAAAGGCGTAGTAACCATATTCAGTAACCGCTAAAATTGAGGACAGGCTTACCAGGATAAACGTTAAGAGGATAGCGGTTAACCCTGACAGGTTTAAAACATAATATGCAATATACAACGGCGTGTATATAACATAAAGATAATAACTTACTAGCCAACTGCCCAGAAAAACTTTAGACACCAAAGGGCTTAGTCTTTTAGTGTAACCGTAAAGACCGGAGTAGTTCCAGTCCACGTTAACTAATAAGTAGGTTATGTAGGCAATGTCGAAACCTAGAGCTATAGAGAACAAGGAAATAAAAGGAGAAAAGTGTACTGTAGCCAGAATTCCAGGGGCTAATGTGCTCATTATAAGTGAAAATAATAGTATTCTTTTCATTATGTAGATCGAATATATACTGTTTATTATTTTTTATTCCAAATTTTAAATCAATTTTTTGTCCTTTAAATTAGTTTCATTACGTGAAATGGTAAATGTTTAGAAGTAAAGTTCCGTATTTCAGGGCTTGAGAATTAATTTTGGCAAAAATTTAAAGCTATCTATCTAATTATCATCATTTATGAAAACTTCAACATTAATAGCAATAATAGTTGTAATAATAGTTGTACTCGGCGTTGTGGTATACTTGGCAACAAGGATAGGTGGTACCTCAAGTGGTACTTCGCAATCAAGCTCCTCGTTGTCATCGAGCTCCTCATCCATATCTTCATCATTGCCCTCAGGAGCTTATGCCTTACCTTATAACTCCAACAATAAGACAGTCTTTATATATCTAGTTGTCTCATCATCTTCCTCTAATCTGTTCAACTTCAATGGTACTTCTGACGGCTCTCTTAAAATATATGTCCCGGCAGGATGGAACGTAATGGTAATTTTAAAGAACACAGAATCTCTTCCTCATAATGCTAACATTGTGCAGAATAACACGCCAATACCTAATAGCATTAATATATCAAGCGACGGAAAGATAATACTCTATGTAGGAGACGGTCCTTCCAACTACTACAGTTCTGGTGTTTCAAGCGGTAATGAGGCATCTGGAATGCTAGAGAATATTCCAGCTGGATACTATTGGATAGCGTGTGGACTTCCAGGTCATGCAAAAAACGGCATGTGGGTTGACTTAATAGTTTCAAGTACTATTTCCACTCCATATGCTATAATCTCCAATTCTATTACACTGCCATCTTCGTCAACTACCACGTCCACATCGTCTTCCTCGTCAGCCCCAGGTTATATGTGGGGTTAGCCAGGTAGTGTGAAGATATTTTTTAGTTTATTATTTTTTATTTCGTATTTAGTAATAAAAATAGCTCAAGTGAGTCCTTGTCTCGTTATCTATTAATATTTTGTCATAAGACTGAGGTTAAAGTCCCTGAGAAGGCACCATTTAAGATGTTAAAAGCTATTACTAATCCGATGTAAGTTTGTAGGTATGGTACAACAAATAAGTAAGGAAGTAATGAGAAACCTAAATAACCTATCACAGTATATATTCCTAACTTTCTTACCTGTTTTAAGCTCTCTTCCGCAACACTTGTCCTGATGGGGCTCACGAAAGCTCCAAATAATCCAAGTAAAATTAGTTGTATAATACCTAGAGCAGGTGAAATGTAAAGTGAAATTATAGGAGAAACTTGTATACTTGTGGGAGGATAAAATGCCTTTATCACTAACGATATGATAAACATGGCAATTGTTAAAATAAAAGAATAGCCTATCCCAGCTATTATATTCCATCCTAATAGTCTACTTGTTGCTGGTCTCACTACTTTGACTACCTCCTCCTAAAACCTGTCTTAGAACTGTCTGTAATTGTGGAAGTTGTTGCTGTTGTGTACCAGTTGGGGGTAAGCCATATGGGAAGTAGCTACCTAATACTAGACTTGAGAGCTGTGGGAAATATGGTACTCCCAGAGCCATATTTACGCTAGATGGGTCTCTACTCTCAGCTAAAATCCTAGCCAGCCCTAGTCTGACTGCATCATATACTTCTATGCCCAGGTCTCTTAACTGCAGAATCCTTCTCAATTCAGGATCTTGTGGGATTAGCTTTGTTATTCTTACTGATATTAAATCAACACCTATTTCAGCTAGAAAAGTCTTTAACCCTGCTGTCACTGCAGTGGAAATGTCTGCGAACTTTTTGAACACGTCCACCAATTTAACGTGGTTAAGTACTTGGCTTACTTCCTGGTCAATTATCGGAGAAATGTAATTTGCAAGTTCCCCATCTCTAAAATACTGAGAGGCAAACTGTATGTTTGTCACTAGGAGTCCTGGGTTTGACACTTTGTAATACACAGCCACCTCATATTCTAAAGGGACTAGGTCATCAGTTTGGCTAACACCTGAAACTCTGACCTCATGTCTGGTAAGGGAGACAAAGTAGACAATAGTGTCGTAAGGTAATGTATTATATTTAAATTTTGATAAGATGTTTGAAAGTGGGTTTTGTGGAGATTGTATATTATGAGTTCCAGCAGGTAAGACAGCGGCGATTTGCCCCTGTATAAGTACAACAGCCTGCTCTGTTGGTTGAACGATTATTAGTGATTTTGAAGTGATGTTCTCTTTGGGATATCTAAAAATAATCACATCTGGAGCCATGAACGAAGTTCCGTTTTCCATTTCGGTTGATATAACTTGACCCCTTATTGATATGGACATATACTCATCTTATAAACTTATTTTGTGCAACAATTAAAGTTTTCTATCTATATTCTGCAGGGAAGAACAACTTCTGTCTTGAAATTATTACTTGACGAATTTGTCCCAATAAAGGGATAATTCCCTCAAGGTTGTCCAATGAAAGGGATAGATTATAAACTTGATCAGCTATAGATATCATCTGTAAGTCATTCTTAACTATTTCATCTAGTTGCTCTGTCTGGATCTTATATCGCGCATAAATATCTGCTCCTCCTCCTTGCGAAGACTGGATCATGCCTATTAAGGTTCTAATTTCAGAAATTATGGACTCTATGCGTTTCAGGATAGGTGAAAAGGGGTTAGAGGAGGCAATTTGTGATTCTATGGTTGATAAATTGTTTATTGTATTCTGTAGTTTTGCTATTGTTGACTGCCTTATCAGAAAGTCATCTTGCCTTATCAAATCCTTGATTTTATACCCTCTATACCCTGGAATAAGCAACTGTAGTTGTTCTAACGGAGTTAGTTCTTTAGGCACAATATAATTTAGAGAATCTAAATTAATAAAATTTGTATGCGGGTTAAGGATATGACAACATTAAGCTAGAAGTCTAAGAATCGTATACTCTTCTAACACGTTAATCTCTTCAGGAAAGCTTTTACCCTCATTAAGGGCAAAGATGATCATGGATTAAAGTGAAATATGAAACCTCCATATTGTCATGCTTGATTTCTCAATCTCCTTTTCTCATCTTCTATTTGCTCTAAAACCATCTTAATCTCAGATTCAATCATATCAAGTATTCTCAATTTCAGTTCTGGAGGAAGATTTTGCATTAACTTTTCTATTGTCTCATCAGAGATTTTTGCTCTGCTACTCCAAAAATAGGTTTTAGTATGTTCACCCACTATCTCTTTGACTCTTACTGGAGGAAGGTACTTTAAAACTTCTGAATATATGGCTCTTCTTGTTTCATTACTCAGGATAGGGATATAGCTTTTCATAAATGAACTTCAGTATTTATAATTATAAAACACCGACCCTTAAACTTACGGGTGTGTGAGCTTTTATTTTATAGTTAGTTGACTCGTGGTACCTATTCAAAGTCAATTTTCAGCCCAGTTATCTCCTCATAGGAGGGATAATTCCTCATTTCCTTCAGTATTGCATTCATAATATCTTTGGCTTGAACTTTGTCTATGAAGATATTACGCTCTTCATTTAGGTTATGGTCCAACACTATCTTCACATATCTTTTTATCCACTCTACATTTCTCTGTTGAATGGCTGAGTTTCCATACCTTTCAATAAGCAAGTGATCATTGGAATAAGGTTTTGCTTTTTCACCAAACAGAGGGAAGATATATTTATCCTCAATTTTAGCATGCCAGTTAACGACGAAGTCATGGGTTGTCATTATTACGTTAATGGCATTTTTCTCGTCGTCGTTTAATAGAGATAAACCAATGGAGTACCTCACCCTCAAGACGCAATGTTCAAAATAGATGAGGTCAATTGGGTCTTTTATCCACATATATAGAAGTATATCTAAGAGAATATAAAAGCCATAAGTTTTAACATGACTTAGGGGAAATTTCCACTGACCTCTCACTCTTTATGACTGTCCAACGTTATTACCCTAAAAGAGTTGGCTATCAATAACGCTACACTAGTCCATTCGTATTCTTCTTTAATCTATTATATTTTTCATTTTCTTTATTAAATGATATTTTTGAAAAATATAAATGTAGATATCTGAACATAAATGCATGTAAGTTTATATATCGTATTTTTAAGGAAAATGAACTAAAATAATCCCATGAAGCAATTTCTGATATATCCTTTAAGTACGCTGATGACATTGGACGTTTTGACTACTGTCATTGGTCTATCTAAAGGGCTCGTTGAAGGTAATCCTCTAATAAGTGGACTATACTCAACACTTCCGTTTTCATTATTTGTCGTTATCTTCTTGCTTATTAAAGTGGGAGTATTGGGTGCAGTCTACATGCTTTACAAGTACACTAAAATGGACATGGTTTTACTAGTCGGGACAGGAATTTCATTAATAGTATTAATAAATAACTTGTCCCTCCTATTGTGAAATTTGAGAATTTTATTCTAAGTAAGCCCGGGATTTCTAGACCTATTTTTAACAGAAACGTAAAAAGTATGTACTCACATTTTTGGTCATGCAAAAATCTGTAAGTAATTCCAGTTGAAGTAATAAGTTAGAAGTTAAATGTAGTTCATGTAAACTAACTATTCACCATATATATGTTATGTCAACCTAAATGGAACTGTAACTTATGTGTATATTTGCCCATAGGCTTTTATGTCAAGTATATAGAACTGAATTCCGGATACCAAAAAATAGTGAAATGGTATAATCTTTATCTCCCCCCAACTTGATATCTTAGTTTTTAACATGTTAAGATATGTGTATATTATATAAAAACTTTAGATACTTATACTAGTTTTAATGATTAAAGAGAAAAGTTATTAAATGATATTTGCGTATATTATATTGAGTGATAATGAAAAGAGAGAATGTCATTATTCCGGTTTTAATAGTCTTAGCGGTCTTGATAATTGGTACCTCTGGATTTCTCGTGGGTAGGAACCCGTTCATTTCAAGTAGTGCTGTTAGTAGTGTATTAGGAGGAAGTTGGTTCATCCAGAGTTTTCACGTGGGAAGCAATACTACATCTGAAACGCTATATGACTCCTCAGGAGACGTGTTAATAGTTGTTAAGTACACTTTTCCATCAGTCTCACAGGCATCAGACTTCTTCTACAGCAACGCTCTGAGCAGTCCACAGAGTGTTGATGGTTACTTAGTTTCATCCTACACCCACGGGCTATCTGAGTCCTTGTATGCTCTGAAAGGAAATAGTGTGTACTACATAAGTTATATAGGCGCAAGCAACTCCAATTTACCTAGTCTGACTCAATTAATAAGCTTAATAAGCTCATGAGATAATAATATAAAACTATTTTTGTTGAACTAAATTTAATTTTTCTCATTACTTCTGAGGTAATTTCAGATTATAAGTGAAAAGAGTCCCTGGAGTAAATAAAACGATAGACCTCCTCAATAAAATTTTATCAGTATTATCATCAAAATAAGAATGTGCAGTCTTTTTGGAGTAAGCTGAAAATCGAATCCTCTAAATTACTTCCCTCATATTTTGCCTCAGTAATGGCGATTGGTATCTTTTCAATAGCATTTTTTCTATACAATTACAACGTCTTATCTTACTTATTATCATATCTGAGTAATGTTATATACTTCGCACTATGGGTGATTACAGTAATTAGGTGGGTTTACTACCCCCGGAGTTATTTAAATGAGTTAAAAGATTTAGGCAGAAGCCCAGGTTTCTTATCAAAGGTAATTGCAACCAACACAATTGGCTCAGAGTATATGTTGATTTTCAAAGATTACAGTTTAGCATATGCATTCTTTATGTTCGGATTGATCCTATGGATCTTTTACCAATATGCGGTCTTATCAGCAATTTCCTTCAACATTAATGATAGAAATATAGAGTATGTTAACGGTATTTGGGAATTAATCCCAGCCTCCACACAATCCGTGGTGGATTTGGGCTCAATACTTTCA is from Sulfolobus acidocaldarius DSM 639 and encodes:
- a CDS encoding SPFH domain-containing protein encodes the protein MSISIRGQVISTEMENGTSFMAPDVIIFRYPKENITSKSLIIVQPTEQAVVLIQGQIAAVLPAGTHNIQSPQNPLSNILSKFKYNTLPYDTIVYFVSLTRHEVRVSGVSQTDDLVPLEYEVAVYYKVSNPGLLVTNIQFASQYFRDGELANYISPIIDQEVSQVLNHVKLVDVFKKFADISTAVTAGLKTFLAEIGVDLISVRITKLIPQDPELRRILQLRDLGIEVYDAVRLGLARILAESRDPSSVNMALGVPYFPQLSSLVLGSYFPYGLPPTGTQQQQLPQLQTVLRQVLGGGSQSSETSNK
- a CDS encoding sulfocyanin; this encodes MKTSTLIAIIVVIIVVLGVVVYLATRIGGTSSGTSQSSSSLSSSSSSISSSLPSGAYALPYNSNNKTVFIYLVVSSSSSNLFNFNGTSDGSLKIYVPAGWNVMVILKNTESLPHNANIVQNNTPIPNSINISSDGKIILYVGDGPSNYYSSGVSSGNEASGMLENIPAGYYWIACGLPGHAKNGMWVDLIVSSTISTPYAIISNSITLPSSSTTTSTSSSSSAPGYMWG
- a CDS encoding DUF5658 family protein, yielding MKQFLIYPLSTLMTLDVLTTVIGLSKGLVEGNPLISGLYSTLPFSLFVVIFLLIKVGVLGAVYMLYKYTKMDMVLLVGTGISLIVLINNLSLLL
- a CDS encoding cation-binding protein, with product MWIKDPIDLIYFEHCVLRVRYSIGLSLLNDDEKNAINVIMTTHDFVVNWHAKIEDKYIFPLFGEKAKPYSNDHLLIERYGNSAIQQRNVEWIKRYVKIVLDHNLNEERNIFIDKVQAKDIMNAILKEMRNYPSYEEITGLKIDFE